The Salvelinus alpinus chromosome 35, SLU_Salpinus.1, whole genome shotgun sequence genome window below encodes:
- the LOC139564505 gene encoding DENN domain-containing protein 4B-like isoform X5 — protein sequence MTEEKCPQLVDYFVVAGLAPGGSAPLDEEGQQRGCRVVEPVTDLAVIARGLGEEVPEGFTCIEKTQGGHPAELSAGLINNPHMYLCYRRGHDKPPILDLGVLYEGKEVVKQGWYVIETTPYSRSASLSSGGPATHRTFLTYRRAPESQALHTLGVTDISLLLPSKGEVAPHTFCRVEKNLNTGIWGPALYLCYKRAVAKANALVYEAGLISRYPEADVESFPLPESVPMFCLPMGVTVESWPLNTKYQLPVFSTFVLTSASGDKVYGAAIQFYEAFPRECLSERQSVRLGLVSVVDRRPITNRTLQVKKSVCVLSHWPFFTVFQKFLTFVYRYSISGPHVLPLEKHISSFMHNVPFPSPQRPRILVQLSPYDNLLLCQPVSSPLLLSGASFVKLLQNLGPENACVLLLAVLTEHKLLLHSLRPDVLTSVSEALVSMTFPLRWHCPYIPLCPLRLADVLCAPMPFIVGVHSSYFDLYDPPTDVVCVDLDTNTIFQAEDKKPLSWRSLPRKQGKMLVNTLTNLMKTLEKIYTTGQEEATLEFLLTDYDLIYGRQKQLELEIQEAFLRFMSCLLRGYRAYLLPITQAPSDRTTDCSSLFNLQGFLKSRERTHQKFYTQLTRTQMFTQFIEECSFVSDRHACLEFFDECVQKSDVEKPEEVRLIDLDEAHSGEHTVFIMPPEEPQEPDGSECPTHYSYETFPVLCMDLFDRPQDQLRVPTKGSAPSSPAPRRTKQEIKLAQKRAQIYSAVPDMWSKCLLGHCYGLWFIYLPTFVRAESAKVRALQTAYEVLKHMETRKVVLPDEVCYRILMQLCGQYGQPVLAVRVLLEMKKAGITPNTITYAYYNKAVLESKWPSTNQGGRLRWAKLRNVLMAVAQFRQPIRQRQKSGSVGSRTDTMDSNQRSRPQSNLIRQSSWSGLSESSSHESLTGSMVKSNSLNSMRGSTDKSKLSMKAVLRNAGANGCSNPASRKPPVGPRDTSTPSPFPPGGVLVRRDQVCLSTFYKDCAETAVSEPDCSCQPGDRDGRPPGPRDTVSRKPVDENYNNVSPPSRGSLAGKLQQLLTPTRHRVSGRRAASVDARRSGGENGPVRRVSEQRPSRKAQVAESLLKAKERLYSATSESSLSVGSDVDLPETTNLAFPLRKSWDTNQEGAGLEVLMSSCSLCRSCNSLVYDEEIMAGWTSDDSNLNSSCPFCSTTFVPLLNAEICDLGPVSSLERTNWNMDEEVESAAKSPGDQGDILGHNGVSEDSSSETSSYSESSSATMGSSVGGSPQVTVAYLSPLVLRKELESLLENEGEAVLSQGQLLDSHSIIFWNMVWYFHRLGLPSNLLQLVRSSPLANQLAQTSENSAVRVRLLWDTLTPDTDYWPPLYILWRIHSGVPMRNHSWRRHNHPFTLAFLEEVLRWVGMNEVHKGITLFLETIAKQPGTPKIQRSLYREMLFLTLAAMGRDHVAAFDKKYKAAYQRLSGSLGREELRRKRAQPPSPKAVDCRRSFLLPLEC from the exons ATGACGGAGGAGAAATGCCCCCAGCTAGTGGACTACTTTGTGGTGGCAGGGCTGGCTCCAGGGGGCTCGGCCCCACTGGACGAAGAGGGCCAGCAGAGAGGGTGTCGGGTGGTGGAGCCGGTTACAGACCTGGCGGTGATCGCCCGGGGCTTGGGGGAGGAGGTGCCCGAGGGCTTCACCTGTATCGAGAAGACCCAGGGGGGCCACCCGGCCGAGCTGAGCGCCGGACTCATCAACAACCCCCACATGTACCTGTGTTACCGCCGTGGGCATGACAAGCCACCCATCCTCGACCTCGG GGTGCTGTACGAGGGCAAAGAGGTGGTGAAGCAGGGCTGGTATGTGATCGAGACCACCCCCTATAGCCGCTCAGCCAGCCTGAGCTCCGGGGGGCCTGCCACCCACCGCACCTTCCTGACCTACCGCCGTGCCCCAGAGTCCCAGGCCCTCCACACCCTGGGGGTCACAGACATCTCCCTCCTGCTGCCCAGCAAGGGGGAGGTGGCCCCCCACACCTTCTGCCGGGTGGAGAAGAACCTCAACACTGGCATA TGGGGTCCAGCCTTATACCTGTGCTACAAGAGAGCTGTAGCCAAAGCCAATGCCCTAGTCTATGAAGCAG gTCTGATCAGTCGGTATCCGGAAGCAGACGTGGAGTCGTTCCCCCTGCCAGAGTCTGTGCCTATGTTCTGTCTGCCCATGGGTGTGACGGTGGAGAGCTGGCCCCTCAACACCAAGTACCAGCTCCCTGTCTTCTCTACCTTCGTCCTCACCAGTGCCAGTGGCGACAAG GTTTACGGTGCTGCCATCCAGTTCTACGAGGCGTTCCCACGGGAGTGCCTCTCGGAGCGGCAGAGCGTCCGTCTGGGCCTGGTGAGCGTGGTGGACCGGCGGCCTATCACCAACCGCACCCTGCAAGTGAAGAAGAGCGTGTGTGTTCTCTCCCACTGGCCCTTCTTCACCGTCTTCCAGAAGTTCCTCACCTTCGTCTACCGATACTCCATCTCCGGACCCCACGTGCTGCCCCTTGAGAA GCACATCTCCAGCTTCATGCACAAcgtccccttcccctcccctcagCGGCCTCGCATCCTAGTGCAG CTCTCCCCCTATGACAACCTTCTCCTCTGTCAGCCCGTCTCCTCCCCCTTACTGCTCAG TGGTGCCAGCTTTGTGAAGCTGCTGCAGAACCTGGGCCCTGAGAACGCCTGTGTCCTGCTGCTGGCTGTGCTGACGGAGCACAAACTACTGCTACACTCCCTCCGCCCCGACGTCCTCACCTCCGTCAGCGAGGCCCTGGTGTCT ATGACGTTCCCTCTGCGTTGGCACTGCCCGTATATCCCCCTGTGCCCGCTGCGGCTGGCAGACGTACTGTGTGCACCCATGCCCTTCATCGTGGGCGTCCACTCCAGCTACTTTGACCTCTATGACCCCCCTACTGACGTGGTGTGTGTTGACCTGGACACCAACACCATCTTTCA AGCAGAGGACAAGAAGCCGTTGTCATGGCGATCGCTACCAAGGAAGCAAGGCAAGATGCTGGTGAATACCCTCACCAACTTGATGAAGACTCTGGAGAAAA TCTACACCACTGGCCAAGAGGAGGCCACCCTGGAGTTCCTGCTGACGGACTATGACCTGATCTACGGGCGTCAGAAGCAGCTGGAGCTGGAGATCCAGGAGGCCTTCCTGCGCTTCATGAGCTGCCTGCTGAGGGGCTACCGCGCCTACCTGCTGCCCATCACCCAGGCCCCCTCAGACAGGACCACCGACTGCAGCTCCCTCTTCAACCTGCAGG GCTTCCTGAAGTCTCGTGAACGCACCCACCAGAAGTTCTACACCCAGCTGACCAGGACCCAGATGTTCACTCAGTTCATCGAGGAGTGCTCATTCGTCAGTGATCGCCATGCCTGTCTCGAGTTCTTCGACGAGTGTGTCCAGAAG TCGGATGTGGAGAAGCCTGAGGAGGTGCGTCTGATAGACCTGGACGAGGCCCACAGTGGGGAGCACACGGTCTTCATCATGCCCCCAGAGGAACCCCAGGAGCCAGACGGTTCAGAGTGCCCCACTCACTACAG CTATGAGACATTCCCTGTGCTCTGCATGGATCTTTTTGACCGGCCTCAGGACCAGCTACGTGTCCCTACCAAGGGGAGTGCCCCCAGCAGCCCTGCCCCGCGACGGACCAAACAG GAGATTAAGCTGGCGCAGAAGCGGGCACAGATATACTCGGCAGTGCCCGACATGTGGTCCAAATGCCTGCTTGGCCACTGCTATGGGCTGTGGTTCATCTACCTGCCCACCTTTGTGCGGGCGGAGAGTGCCAAGGTGCGTGCCTTGCAAACGGCATACGAGGTGCTCAAGCACATGGAGACTAGGAAGGTGGTACTACCGGATGAGGTGTGTTACAGGATCCTGATGCAGCTGTGTGGGCAGTACGGGCAGCCTGTGCTCGCTGTTAGGGTACTTCTGGAGATGAAGAAAGCTGGGATCACACCCAACACCATCACCTATGCATACTACAACAAG GCAGTGCTGGAGAGCAAGtggccctccaccaatcagggtgGCCGTCTGCGCTGGGCCAAGTTGCGTAACGTTCTGATGGCCGTGGCGCAGTTCAGACAGCCAATCAGACAACGTCAGAAGAGTGGTTCAGTAGGCTCGCGGACAG ATACAATGGACAGTAACCAACGGTCCCGCCCACAATCTAACCTGATTCGTCAGTCCAGCTGGAGCGGCCTGAGTGAAAGCTCCAGCCACGAATCGCTGACGGGGTCTATGGTGAAGAGCAACAGCCTGAACAGCATGAGAGGCTCAACAGACA AGTCTAAGCTCTCAATGAAGGCGGTGCTCCGGAACGCAGGTGCCAATGGCTGCAGCAATCCTGCCTCCCGTAAGCCCCCCGTGGGGCCACGAGACACCTCCACCCCTTCTCCCTTTCCCCCTGGTGGTGTCCTGGTGCGCCGCGACCAGGTGTGCCTGTCCACCTTCTACAAAGACTGTGCCGAGACGGCCGTCTCCGAGCCCGACTGCAGCTGCCAGCCTGGGGACAGAGACGGCAG GCCACCTGGGCCGAGAGACACTGTGAGCCGCAAGCCCGTTGACGAGAACTACAATAATGTGTCACCGCCGAGTCGGGGAAGCCTGGCAGGGAAACTGCAGCAGCTGCTCACACCTACTCGTCATCGAGTCTCGGGGCGGCGGGCCGCCAGTGTAGACGCACGGCGCTCGGGGGGTGAAAACGGGCCGGTGCGCAGGGTGTCGGAACAGAGGCCGTCCCGAAAAGCCCAGGTGGCTGAGAGCCTGCTGAAGGCTAAGGAGAGGCTCTACAGTGCTACCTCTGAG AGTTCTCTGTCGGTGGGGAGTGACGTCGACCTCCCTGAAACCACCAATTTGGCCTTTCCTCTCCGCAAGTCCTGGGACACCAACCAAGAGGGAGCGGGACTAGAGGTGTTGATGTCGAGCTGCTCCCTGTGTCGGAGCTGTAACTCCCTGGTCTATGACGAGGAGATAATGGCCGGGTGGACGTCTGACGACTCCAACCTCAACTCCAGCTGTCCCTTCTGCTCAACCACCTTCGTCCCCCTTCTCAACGCTGAGATCTGTGACCTAGGACCCGTCAGCAG CCTGGAACGTACCAATTGGAACATGGACGAGGAGGTGGAGAGCGCAGCCAAGTCCCCTGGTGACCAGGGGGACATCCTGGGTCACAACGGTGTGAGTGAGGACTCCAGCTCTGAGACCAGCAGTTATTCTGAGAGCAGCAGCGCTACCATG GGTTCATCGGTGGGTGGGTCGCCCCAGGTGACGGTGGCCTACCTGAGCCCATTGGTGCTGCGCAAGGAGCTTGAGAGCCTGCTGGAGAACGAGGGCGAGGCGGTGCTGTCACAGGGCCAGCTCCTGGACAGCCACTCCATCATCTTCTGGAACATGGTGTGGTACTTCCATCGCCTGGGTCTGCCCAGCAACCTGCTGCAGCTGGTTCGCTCCTCACCGCTGGCCAACCAACTAGCACAG acTTCAGAGAACTCAGCAGTGAGGGTGAGGCTGCTGTGGGACACACTGACCCCTGACACAGACTACTGGCCCCCCCTCTACATCCTGTGGAGGATACACA gtgGCGTACCCATGCGGAACCACAGCTGGCGGAGGCACAACCACCCCTTCACCCTGGCCTTCCTGGAGGAAGTGCTGCGCTGGGTCGGCATGAACGAGGTACACAAGGGAATCACTCTCTTCCTGGAAACCATTGCCAAGCAACCAGGCACGCCCAAGATACAAAG GAGTCTGTACAGAGAGATGCTCTTCCTCACGCTGGCTGCCATGGGTAGAGATCACGTTG CTGCGTTTGATAAGAAATACAAGGCTGCGTACCAACGGCTGAGTGGCTCCTTGGGTCGCGAGGAGCTCCGCAGGAAGCGAGCCCAGCCACCTAGCCCCAAGGCTGTGGACTGCAGACGGAGCTTCCTGCTGCCCCTCGAGTGCTGA